The bacterium DNA window CGTGTGCAGGAGCCAGTACTTGCGGTACTCCGGCCGGGTCGACTCCACCCGGTCGTAGACCAGGAACAGGTCCGGCTGGAGGTGCAGGAACTGGCGGGTGAACGATTTCAGCTTGTGGGGGCTGTAGGCCCGGGCGGCGTCCCCGCAGACATAGCTGTACCAGCGGTTGGTCTCGAAAGCCGTGATGTCGCCGGTGTCCCATTCCGTTCCACGGGCATCCCCCAGGGCGGTGCGCTCGGGCTTGGGCCAGCGCTGGCCCCCGTCGTTGCTGAGCTCGCGGCCGTCCGGCCCATTGTTCGCCTCCTCATCCCCCCCGGCGGTGACAAATTTCTCGTCCTCGTCGTAGATCAGCATCGTGTTGCTGGCGATTGTGCGGGCCATGTAATTGGGACGGTGCTCCGAGCCCCATTCGTAGCGGCCCGAGTTGATCGCCAGGCTGCCGTTGCGGAAAATCACGAACCCGCCCTCGGCCGGGTGCTGGTGCCCGTAGTAGAAATCGCCGCAGTCGAACACCGCGTGCACGGCCAGGCTGTCCCAGCCGCTACGCATCACTACCCAGCCCAGGCCCTCGAAATGACGGGCCAGGGGCCAGGAGCTGTCGGGTCCGGCAGGGCTCAGGCCCAGGTCGCCCGGGTCCCAGAGCACGTCCCAGACTGTCGATACGGACTTCTCGGCGCGGTTCTGAAGGTACCACAGGGCCAGCGGGTCGCGGTAGCGCGAGGCCAGGTACTTGAAATGCCAGGGTGCGATCTCGCCCGCCACGCTCCCTGCGTCGTCGATCCGCAGCCACTCGCCGTTGGGCTTGGTCGAATACAGCCACCAGAGGGGGAACAGGCTCAGGTAGGCGTTGTTCTCGGCCAGGTCCTCGCCGGTCAGGCTTTTCCAGACCTCGAAATCAAAGATCGGGGTGCGCACGTAGTTGTAGGCGGCGTAGGCCATCCCGGAGTACATGCCGCCGTCATCGCCTGCCACCTGGTCCTGCATGGCGCGCCACTGGTGGATGCAACTGTCGCTCCAGGCCATCCAGCGCGCGGCCAGGCTGTCGTTGACCCCGCTTTCGGCCAGGCTCACCGCGGGCCAGAACACCGGGTCCAGCG harbors:
- a CDS encoding heparinase II/III family protein, with the protein product MRYSSVKCLLIGLALIALCGACHRTPPKYPAHPRLILSGPFLEETRERCAGSRKALCDSLTAAVRDRLEIPIENLEQRTAGELAEKCAFLYLAAGDTTMYAPGAACLERALERWVELEDSESGGFWETVELRRRCAFAYDWLWPGMSDNLRLAFGERIVQAGNLAWQKRYFTPYGGGGYGTLDPVFWPAVSLAESGVNDSLAARWMAWSDSCIHQWRAMQDQVAGDDGGMYSGMAYAAYNYVRTPIFDFEVWKSLTGEDLAENNAYLSLFPLWWLYSTKPNGEWLRIDDAGSVAGEIAPWHFKYLASRYRDPLALWYLQNRAEKSVSTVWDVLWDPGDLGLSPAGPDSSWPLARHFEGLGWVVMRSGWDSLAVHAVFDCGDFYYGHQHPAEGGFVIFRNGSLAINSGRYEWGSEHRPNYMARTIASNTMLIYDEDEKFVTAGGDEEANNGPDGRELSNDGGQRWPKPERTALGDARGTEWDTGDITAFETNRWYSYVCGDAARAYSPHKLKSFTRQFLHLQPDLFLVYDRVESTRPEYRKYWLLHTVNEPWVRRREATARERGGRLLLRSVFPQDAKLNKLGGRGNEFVVFGRNYPPALTHYSAGPGEQWGG